Within Enterobacter sp. RHBSTW-00175, the genomic segment TGACCGGCAATGGTAGCCGCCTGGTCGGTGAGGCGCGTCGCCTTATGGGCATTGTCGGCGTTGTTTTTCACCGTGACAGAAATTTCCTCCATGCTGGCCGCGGTTTCCACAATGGCGGCTGCTTGTTCTTCGGTGCGGGACGCCAGGTCGAGATTACCGGCCGCAATTTCGCTGGTACCGCCATGCACAGAATGGCTGGCTTCATTGATGTTATCGACGATGCGTTTAAGCTGCATCTGCATGGTGTGCAGTGCGTAAAAAATGCTGCTGGTATCGCCCGCCCGCACAGGAATGGCGTTGTTCAAGTCTCCTCGGGCAACCGCAAGGGCGATCCCTGCGGCCGCTAAAGGCTCTCCACCAACCGGCCGATCCACTTTGCGGGTAAAGATTTGCGCCATCACCAGGCTCACCACCACGATGCTTAACACCATCAGAATAATGGCTTTCAGCAAAAACTGGCGCGCTTCGGACATCACTTCACTCACCGGCGTCACGATGGCCAGCTTCCACGGCGTCTGGCTGTTGCCGATGTTAATTGTCTGCCAGGTAATAAACGCCTCTTCTTTCAGCAGCGGGTCGTCGGCGCGTGAAACCTCGCGGCCTGTCACTTTACCGGAGTAAGGTTTACCCACTGCGTCTTTATCAGGGCTGGAGACCACGTTATTGCCAGCCGAAAGGAGCAGGGCGTAGCCTGTGCCGTTCCAGGGTTTAATGGCCCCAATCATTTTTTGCAGCGTGGCGAGCGAGAAATCAGACGTCACCGACCCCAGAAACTGCCCATTGTGCATGACAGGTGCCGCAATCGAGGTGAGCATCACATCCACGCCGTTATAGGGGTAGATATAGGGCTCGATGATGACATCTTTCTGGCGCTGCTTTGGCAGCAGATAGTAGTCGCCGCTGCCCGGCGTTTCGAAGTCGGTCAACAGGTGTAAAGCCGGTTTACCTGTGGCATCTCGGTCGACGTAACGAGCGTAGCGGCCTGCCGCATCCTCACCGCTCTGACCGGCAAAGCTGGCATCTTTGTCGTCAAAAGCGTTGGGTTCAAAAGCCATCGACATAGACAGAAAATTGGGGTGAGCCGCAAGATAATGAACCAGCAACTGGTTTAGTCCCTGGCGCTCGGGGATCCCCGCGTCACGTAGCGCCAGCGCGCTGTTGCCAATATCATGGGCGGCAGCTAGCGCGGAATCCATCTGCTTGCTGACCTGTAACGACTGAACCTGGGCAATTTGCTGGACGTGTTTTTTAGCCAGCTGTTCCTGCTGATCCATCCATTGCCACATCATAAAACCAATCGTTGCCGTAAAACCCACCGTCACGGTGACGAAAATAGATAACAGCATCAACGTCTTGACTCTTATTCTTTGCTTCTGGACCATGGCGTTTTTCATTCTCTTCTCCCGTAAAGTTGTACCTGGCAGGCAGGCACAGATCATTTATCGGATAT encodes:
- a CDS encoding methyl-accepting chemotaxis protein; translation: MKNAMVQKQRIRVKTLMLLSIFVTVTVGFTATIGFMMWQWMDQQEQLAKKHVQQIAQVQSLQVSKQMDSALAAAHDIGNSALALRDAGIPERQGLNQLLVHYLAAHPNFLSMSMAFEPNAFDDKDASFAGQSGEDAAGRYARYVDRDATGKPALHLLTDFETPGSGDYYLLPKQRQKDVIIEPYIYPYNGVDVMLTSIAAPVMHNGQFLGSVTSDFSLATLQKMIGAIKPWNGTGYALLLSAGNNVVSSPDKDAVGKPYSGKVTGREVSRADDPLLKEEAFITWQTINIGNSQTPWKLAIVTPVSEVMSEARQFLLKAIILMVLSIVVVSLVMAQIFTRKVDRPVGGEPLAAAGIALAVARGDLNNAIPVRAGDTSSIFYALHTMQMQLKRIVDNINEASHSVHGGTSEIAAGNLDLASRTEEQAAAIVETAASMEEISVTVKNNADNAHKATRLTDQAATIAGHGEMLVNEVVEVIGEIDESARKIGEINSIVDGIAFQTNILALNAAVEAARAGEQGRGFAVVAGEVRNLAQRSASAAKEISQLIAESSGRVSKGVELVNETGGMMKQIIEAVSHVHLVINEIVQALDEQNRGISQVSTAVNQMDSTTQQNASLVQQISAAAMSLDEQAKSLEKTLAFFNS